In the genome of Engraulis encrasicolus isolate BLACKSEA-1 chromosome 21, IST_EnEncr_1.0, whole genome shotgun sequence, the window atggtaattattccctttgcatctttaattctgagtgactcagcctctctgtgatgatcttatacctggacacctatattgtccgtcagtacaattcattttgaaatgttcttctttgttgttttatcttatttggatgtttactaaatgtcactgatccccgtcccaactcttttgagacgtgttggatttatcaaataagaaatgagtacatatgtcccccaaaacaatattttttctcggttttaacacttaatatgttgtcttttcactattctccatctaatgaatagattgaatgttttgaaaatgatagcattttgattttattcactgtttaccaaacgtcccaacttcatcggagttggggtttgtagtaagtATAGGACTTGTGTTCTtttattgtttgtgtctgtgtgtacatggatGTGTGAGTACCGGGTACATAGATGCTACCTAATGTGAGTggtgttgtttgtgtgcatgtttgtgtgtgtatgttgtgtttgcatgtgattagcgccgtgtgtgtaagcatgtgtactTACATAGATGCTGGGCGTGGGGGGGTTGAGTTTCTCCCTGGGAATGGGCAGTTCTGTTGGTAGGACGGGCTTGACGGAGAAGGCTGGCAGCAGGTAGGACTCTTTAAACTTGCCCTTCACCCTGGCACCCctgtggagtagaggagaggagaggagaggacaccacAAAGGTCAGAACAAATCATCATTGTGTCTAATCACCTAATCCCAGCGCATTCCATTTTCCACACCAGGATTGGCACCGGGGTCTCTGAGGTAACACACATGCTCTCAGACTGTTCCATCGCAGAACCAGGTTTACAAACCATCGCAAGGCTTTACAACACCAGTGATTTACAACACTAACATCTAAATGGATCAAAATGttgattttgagtgtgtgtgtgtgtgtgtgtgtgtgtgtgtgtgtgtgtgtgtgtgtgtgtgtgtgtgtgtgtgtgtgtgtgtgtgtgtgtgtgtgtgtgtgtgtgtgtgtgtgtgtgtgtgtgcagcggtgtagtctacttttttaagtgggtatactgtatatttgagcattttttgaagtgggtatactgtatatatttgtgctattcaaaacaatggatcaatcaattttaagtgggtatactgaaatccctgaaatttagaagtgggtatactccgtatacccgcgttctacgtagactacaccactgtgtgtgtgtgtgtgtgtgtgtgtgtgtgtgtgtgtgtgtgtgtgtgtgtgtgtgtgtgtgtgtgtgtgtgtgcgcgcgtgtgcatgtgtgtgtgtgtgtgtgtgcgcatcactCACTTGCAGGCCCTGATGATGTCTGTGGCGGTGTTCTTGACACACACTTCGCCGAGCGGGATGCGCCTGTCCTCCACCTCTGAGGCGATGAAGGTCTCCCTCTCGCCACTCTCCACCTTAATCAGGCGAATCTTCAGCtcctggggaacacacacacaggccaaagaGGCAGTTAGCTTTacggtcatacacacacatacagtacacagacacacactgaaacacacacaaataaaaatacacacaaacatatggtgaattcaggtaaattgggacaccctactgtacgtacatacattatacacacacatgtggttAACCATCCTAATGAGGATCTCCCATTGATTGCCGTTATAATCATATCTACTAAAAGTGCATTACAGTAAACAATGTTCCAACTTTAAGTTTTGTCAGTAACACCAAAACAAAATGACTGAAAGCACTGATAAATGAAAATGTCCTCACAAGTCATTTGGTCCTTGCAAGTTAAGAATtacaggacacgcacacacgcgcgcgcgcacacacacacacagacacacacacacacagacacacacacacacagacacacagacacacagacacacacacaaacatccatccacacatccatccacacacgcacacacacacatccatccacacacacacacacacacacacacacacacacaaaatacataccTTGGGTGGCCCATCTGATAGAGCCTTCAGCTTCATAAGGTCTGCAGAGAACCCAGGTCGTGagaatgatgaagaggaggaggaggaggacgaagagccCATCATATGAGAGCTGCCCTCCTCCCTgcgcctcttcttctctcccccatcctgacTCCTGCGATCTTTGTCCCGCGCCTCCTTGCCCTGTAGGTCAAGGCTGGCCAGGACCTGGAGAAAAAATAAATTCAAGCATTTTAAAGATGTTTTAAAaactcttattatatggttgtgacgtcatcggtcgaatgttccattcatttcaacggggctccccaacgttagcacgtctgttatttttcgataacggacgggttggtctataacagaccgctgtcaatggcaacaagacttttcactgctaaagcgacttttcaacaagactctaatcagctgctgtgatagacaacacctgttgtcctggctacctagctgttgcctagcggtgttccacaacggcactgttttgttttgcgcagcaacaatcttaacattaaataggcctaaagaaatgtccccgccatgtgtgaatcatttaagtatatccatataataagcgggttaactttcggcgagtcggtcgctttgtggaatagcagcacttcagagaaagattctctctgtcgtgctgctattccacggtagcgaccttctcgccgaacgttaacccttacttaaaacaATTCATGAAATGTGAACTTGGATTTCGTCAATAATGTGTAATTCGAAATTTCCTCTACTACCTTTCTCCATAAACATGTGTCTTGTATGAAAAAAATACTGCAAAAGCTACGTCTGATGtactgaacaaaataaaatgtacgGTATTTAATGTATTGAATGTGACTTTCcattatttttcctttttttgtcatttatcatttatttaaatgttttgtcatttgtcatttttgTCAATTATCGCTAAATTATCTTCATCTGATGTTCCAGATAAAAATTCAGTAAACCCTAAAAATTTGACTACTGAGGGGAGTCCTACCTGCCGGTGCTTTTTGTCCTTGTGCGACTTGCCGTCCTTGtgcttcctgctgctgctgccactactggtggagctggagctgggcgaggaagaggaggacgaagagtgggagatggaggaggtgcgTTCTTCCTCTCGTTTCTCCcgatgcttcttcttcttctccttcctctcctctctctcctttctgctctcGTCGCGGTGCTTATCGCGATGCTTCTTATCCCtatgcctctcttctcctcctccacgttccttctctttctctcctccttccctcctgtcATTCTCCACTCGCCTGGACTCTTCCTGTTTGTGGGAGTGGCTGTGGCTCTGATTGGTCGGCTGGGTGTGTCTCATTAACATGTCCTCGCAGCTGCGGCCCAGCTCGGCCAATGAGGACTCAGAGATGGTGGTGAGGCGGGGCCTGTcgtccttcttctccttcctcttctcctccgttATTGTCCTGGAGTCCTTCGTTttgtccctctccttctcccgctctctatccctccctttgCGCTCCTGCTGCTGACCGCTCCAGTCGTCTCCCCACAGCTCGGCCGCgatcctcctcttcacctcctccatgtcctccctcttcttcctctccgttGGCCAATCAGAAGCCAACGTCTTGGCCACGGAGGGCGGGTCAAAGGAGCCGAAGCCCGGGTGATTGGTCGACCCCGAGGTAGGCGACGAATCAGATGAGGAGTCGGCGCTGGACGACGTCTGCGACGACAACGACAGCACGGTTGCCATCCGCTGcgcgtgctgctgctgcttgtccGTCGGTTGACCGCTGGCGATGTCCGGCGTGGTCAGGGACAGCGACGAGGAGTACTTGACTCCGGATCGGGCGGCGGAAGGGGGCGGGCGTCCGAACGGCCCCCCGCGGTACGTGTACTTCTGGGGGCCCAGCACCGTGGCCAGGGACTTGAACATGCTCCCCACCCCGGTCTGGTGGAGGTGAGGACGCTGCGGAGGAGAACTGGAGGGCGTCTCCTCTCCTTCcgtctcgctctcctcctcctcctcttcctccttctccggCAGCCCGTACAGCTTGGCCAGGTCGTTGTGACGATAGTTGGTCGCCGGGGTGTCGCCGGTGTTGTCGACGGGCAACCGCTTGATGTCcatcttctgattggctggctgATTGACCACTACAGCATCGACGACgttgtcctcgtcctcctccagggAAGACGTGCGACTGCAAGGGGAAGCCAGGGACCCCTGCCGGCTCAGCACAGGGGGGCTGCTGTGGCCCTCCACCCCGAAATCCTCCCCTCTGGCCGGGGGAGACTGCTTGGCAGCGGGCACCAGGTCTGGGGCGCACAGGTAGCTCTTGAGGGGTGGCAGCAGTGGCGGAGGTTGtgtttggggttggggttggtttTGCAGAGGCGCGGGTACGCAGGCAGACGGCATGGGGTTGAACGCCGTAGCCATAGGCCCTCTGGTGGAGGTAGCGGGCATGGCGGATGAGTTGCGATCGCTGGGCACCATGCCACTCGGGCATCCGGCACTACTGGCACCGCCGCCGCTGCCCACCTGGTTCATCTCCTCCTCGTTCTTGATGGACTCGTCCAGCATTGCCATGATGTTGGCCAGGCCGTCTGGCAGAAGCTCCGAGGGCTCCTCTTCGAACTGGGCGCCGCCGTCCGAGTCGGCTCCGCTGCCGCTGCTACTGTTGCTGCAGGTGCTGCTGCCCAGGCTGCCTAGCCCACCGCTGGGCATGCGTCTACCCAGAGCCGAGGAGCTCGAGCTGGGCACGGAGTCTCGCGAGAAGGCCTGGTGGTACAGCTGCGGCGCCTCTCTGAGCGGGGGCGGCAAGGGTAGATGGCGGGCAGAGTGGGCGTCTTTGGATGGCGGTTGGAGGGTGCTGGTGGTGGCACCGGGCAAAGGGGTGCACGTGGAGGTGGCGTGATGATGAGGGCTGAGGAGAGGGGGGCTGGATTTGTGGGGGTTCCCTGAGGTGAAGAGAGACGgggcgttgctgctgctgctgccgcgccCACTTGGTGTTGGCGTCGACGATGCCACGTCAGCAGCGTTGGCACTGCCCGCCCAGCGCTCCCGTTGCCGCTGTTTCTCGCGGGCGTAGTCTGTCTGGGGGGTGAGCGGCGGCGGGCGACTGTTGGTAATGTTGGGCGGTGCCCGCTGCTGGCTGGCGTGACCACCCTGAGCGGGCGCGCCTCCGTAACTCAGCCACGGGTACGGTGGCGGAGAGGGCTGCTGGACAACTGCGGTCGCCGCGGGAGATAGATGGGGAGGCGGTGGGTCTGCGTGACTCTCGCCCAACAGCCTCTCCAGGCTGGCGATGGCcgattcctcctcctctcccagcaTCTTTGTCGCCGGAGTGACCACTGTCGCCATGGCGATATCCTGGCGCCGCTTCCTGgctgccgcctcctcctcctcctgcttcttctgGGCGGCCATCGCCATCATCatacgtctcctctcctcctcgttccgcctcctctcttgctctcgctcccgctccttctctcgctccctctccttctctctctccctttccaccctctccctctcctcctcttcctttctcctcctcctcctctcctccttctcctgtctctccttctcctgccGCTCTTCCCGCTCTCGCTGGCGCATGTGACCCTGCAGTTCGGCCTCCAGCTTCTTCAGAACGTCCTCCATGGACTGGGGCTCGACAGGTGCGGGCGTTGGCATCTGGGTACCCGCACCAACGGTGTCCGTCTGTATTTTGGGGTGCCTCCTCTGCTCCTTGGATGGGGCAGAGTCGCCCATCGCGTACCCTCCTCCTGACATTGAGGTGTTGCTGTTGGTATTGGagatcgaggaggaggaggagggcatgggCCCTGGCACCGTCTGGGGcagcatgtggtggtggtggtgctgctgctgcggccTGTTGTTGGGCATCGGGTGCCCAGATGGGGCAGACgaggtgggtgggggagggggagagatgacgtgattggaggaggaggaggggcgacCCATAACTCCGCCGATACTGTTGCTGGCAGTGATCACGCTCTCGCCCGCAGCCCTTGACAAGCTTGAGGGAGCTGAGGTGCCCACGTGGCTGGTTGGCACCGGCACCTGGCGCTGGGGCAAAGCCATGCCCGTCGGAGGCATCATACCCGCTGTACTGCCCTGGTGGCGGGGGTAGTAGGGCATCCCTGGGTGGTGAGGATGGCTCATCTTGCCCAGCAGGTCCGGGCGCTGTTGCTGCTGGGAATGTTGCTGCTGGGAGTGTTGACTGGCACTAGTAGCACCGCTGGGTCCAGTGCCCGCCTTGGGTCCCTGATATCCTCCTCCCTGATTggccaggctgctgctgctgctgctgccggcacTCTGCTGCGATTGGCCGCTGGAGTTGCTGCCTCTCTGCGATGACGACGGGGGTGGTGGGCCTCCATATTGGAGAGTGTGTAATTGTTGCATGTGGTCTGCGGGAGCTTTCCAGCCCATGTGTGAGGGCATGCTAGACCCGTTGCCGACAGCAGAGGGCGCTGCTGATGTATTGACTGAGGTGCGCGCTCCACCAATGCTTCTGTTGCTGTTACCGCTGCTGCCGTAGACGGGTGTGTGTTGTTGGCCTTCGGAGCGAGGTGGAGTCGGGGTTGGAgtcgtgggggtgggggtgatgacCGGAGCTCTGGGGGAGCCCTGGACTTGAGGGGGGGTCACGCGCTGCGGGGTGCTGGGGGTGTGGCGCTCGCCACGGTTGCCATGGTTTCCGTTGTTGCCATGGGAGGAGTCTCCTCCGTTACTGCTGCCGCTGCagttcctctccctctgctgctgctgctgctgctgcaggaaaTGCTGCCCagagccctgagagagagagagagagagagagagagagagagagagagagagagagagagagagagagagagagagagagagagagagagggagaaagagagagagagcgagcaagagcgagagcgagagcaagagcaagagagagagagttagaagtTAGACCAACATGATCATCCACCAACGTCAGGAATTGCACGAGGCCTTTCAAAACAGAACACACATAGGTTGGacctcaaatggtgcacttgtg includes:
- the kdm6ba gene encoding lysine-specific demethylase 6B; this translates as MHPTDFVGRNTRDASFSLDGLHRAPWAPVTIGNRSWGPSARCAPGVNQHQFLPHPPPSHHVATLNHPAKFYPNGALPPRGGAGGAGGGGGGDKLDLSPAAVLLPGLQRDMAVAAAPPPLPMGPSSSPAVAAAAAGRGVSGAPPPSLHHHHPHPHHPSHQPPRPWEQLGLYQAPSHDDPTRIHGYGAGGGGGGGGGHTPAPSPAHLTAAAAARANQLLKFAGGHHQQHNSRVMGPLTDSWSQQQQHARSLAAGQLKRAAPPLGAGLSVIQHTPPPPAHAASAAAALQHHKAMATPLLDDCPSPNKRKRSSLAEQTGPHHHPSLQQQQQQQQQQRFSGHVGHLTQSPSSTTTSSTSSSSTSSSSAPKPAFWSPLHNNNNGGTPTPTLPWGATPAPTERKGSNSSDYYQDSAKSGVPGGFTFKAGPATNSSPGGYGSQERNPTPTQQTPLISPHHHHQQQQQHHSRLHHPQNGKPSPSPSSSSSSSGSPSNSNLQGPPLRYQESRGGVPQPRGPELGLSSAVGQPLSSGVPSLQHQQQHHQQQQQKASLRADANRERQSSGGPSQLPTTAATPANLTSVPYSLAHFLSHPGMPVTTTTGLPTGPMTRAMPPTSGTSGPQQHNLNNGWRPHVGHGPQHSSGSGQHFLQQQQQQQRERNCSGSSNGGDSSHGNNGNHGNRGERHTPSTPQRVTPPQVQGSPRAPVITPTPTTPTPTPPRSEGQQHTPVYGSSGNSNRSIGGARTSVNTSAAPSAVGNGSSMPSHMGWKAPADHMQQLHTLQYGGPPPPSSSQRGSNSSGQSQQSAGSSSSSSLANQGGGYQGPKAGTGPSGATSASQHSQQQHSQQQQRPDLLGKMSHPHHPGMPYYPRHQGSTAGMMPPTGMALPQRQVPVPTSHVGTSAPSSLSRAAGESVITASNSIGGVMGRPSSSSNHVISPPPPPTSSAPSGHPMPNNRPQQQHHHHHMLPQTVPGPMPSSSSSISNTNSNTSMSGGGYAMGDSAPSKEQRRHPKIQTDTVGAGTQMPTPAPVEPQSMEDVLKKLEAELQGHMRQREREERQEKERQEKEERRRRRKEEEERERVEREREKEREREKEREREQERRRNEEERRRMMMAMAAQKKQEEEEAAARKRRQDIAMATVVTPATKMLGEEEESAIASLERLLGESHADPPPPHLSPAATAVVQQPSPPPYPWLSYGGAPAQGGHASQQRAPPNITNSRPPPLTPQTDYAREKQRQRERWAGSANAADVASSTPTPSGRGSSSSNAPSLFTSGNPHKSSPPLLSPHHHATSTCTPLPGATTSTLQPPSKDAHSARHLPLPPPLREAPQLYHQAFSRDSVPSSSSSALGRRMPSGGLGSLGSSTCSNSSSGSGADSDGGAQFEEEPSELLPDGLANIMAMLDESIKNEEEMNQVGSGGGASSAGCPSGMVPSDRNSSAMPATSTRGPMATAFNPMPSACVPAPLQNQPQPQTQPPPLLPPLKSYLCAPDLVPAAKQSPPARGEDFGVEGHSSPPVLSRQGSLASPCSRTSSLEEDEDNVVDAVVVNQPANQKMDIKRLPVDNTGDTPATNYRHNDLAKLYGLPEKEEEEEEESETEGEETPSSSPPQRPHLHQTGVGSMFKSLATVLGPQKYTYRGGPFGRPPPSAARSGVKYSSSLSLTTPDIASGQPTDKQQQHAQRMATVLSLSSQTSSSADSSSDSSPTSGSTNHPGFGSFDPPSVAKTLASDWPTERKKREDMEEVKRRIAAELWGDDWSGQQQERKGRDREREKERDKTKDSRTITEEKRKEKKDDRPRLTTISESSLAELGRSCEDMLMRHTQPTNQSHSHSHKQEESRRVENDRREGGEKEKERGGGEERHRDKKHRDKHRDESRKEREERKEKKKKHREKREEERTSSISHSSSSSSSPSSSSTSSGSSSRKHKDGKSHKDKKHRQVLASLDLQGKEARDKDRRSQDGGEKKRRREEGSSHMMGSSSSSSSSSSFSRPGFSADLMKLKALSDGPPKELKIRLIKVESGERETFIASEVEDRRIPLGEVCVKNTATDIIRACKGARVKGKFKESYLLPAFSVKPVLPTELPIPREKLNPPTPSIYLESKRDAFSPVLLQFCTDPKNPITVIRGLAGSLRLNLGLFSTKSLVDANADQAVEVRTQVQQPADENWDPSGTGQTWPCESSRSHTTIAKYAQYQASSFQESLQEEKGSDEEEDEDDNDKDKEKEKEKDKEKEKEKEKEKKPSSLLEMQPSNPNGSGPDHKPGQVGKIIKFGTNIDLSDPKRWKPQLQELQKLPAFMRVASSRNMLSHVGHTILGMNTVQLYMKVPGSRTPGHQENNNFCSVNINIGPGDCEWFAVHDNYWPAISDFCEAHGVDYLTGSWWPVLEDLYKSNIPVYRFVQRPGDLVWINAGTVHWVQAVGWCNNIAWNVGPLSAYQYQLALERFEWNEVKKVKSIVPMIHVSWNMARTLKVSEPDTYQMIKHCLLQSIKHIQILRDQLVAEGKKISYQSRVKDEPAYYCNECDVEVFNLLFVTSEGNSRKTYMVHCEDCARKLNPSLSNVVVLEQYRMEELMSTYDSFSLVSSSSSR